The Mycolicibacterium mageritense genome contains a region encoding:
- a CDS encoding helix-turn-helix domain-containing protein → MSGVLTTAQVAHRLGVHTSRVRALIAAGRLTATRAGDQWLIDADSVDRHADLMTAGATGRPFAARTAWAAAAMCDGLASGLNATERYRLRNRLAHAREASAPCETVQRWLSLRMQTVRRYRIGARDVQDLLGTGDVLPTGISAADVYGLGLASGGAADAYVSAGTARRLVADFFLIDSPQGNLTLRVLDLDMVAATEIVDSGAHGDTFAVRASPRLIVGADLADDTDARTRSAGCTLINDALRATRRT, encoded by the coding sequence ATGTCCGGCGTCCTTACCACCGCGCAGGTTGCGCACCGCCTCGGTGTGCACACCTCCCGGGTGCGCGCGCTGATCGCCGCAGGGCGTCTGACCGCCACACGCGCAGGCGACCAGTGGCTCATCGACGCCGACAGCGTCGACCGGCACGCCGACCTGATGACCGCGGGGGCCACAGGGCGGCCGTTCGCGGCCCGCACCGCCTGGGCCGCAGCTGCGATGTGCGACGGGCTTGCCAGCGGACTCAACGCCACCGAGCGCTATCGCCTGCGCAACCGACTCGCCCATGCCCGGGAGGCCTCCGCGCCCTGTGAGACGGTGCAACGCTGGCTGTCCCTGCGCATGCAGACGGTGCGCCGCTACCGGATCGGCGCGCGCGACGTACAAGACCTCCTGGGCACCGGCGACGTTCTCCCCACCGGGATCAGCGCGGCTGACGTCTACGGTCTCGGGCTGGCATCCGGCGGCGCGGCCGACGCGTACGTCAGCGCCGGGACCGCGCGCCGACTAGTCGCGGATTTCTTTCTGATCGACAGCCCACAGGGGAACCTCACACTGCGGGTGCTCGACCTCGACATGGTGGCGGCGACCGAGATCGTCGACAGCGGCGCACACGGTGACACCTTCGCAGTGCGCGCATCGCCGCGGTTGATTGTCGGTGCCGACCTGGCCGACGACACCGACGCACGGACGCGTTCCGCGGGCTGCACATTGATCAACGACGCGCTGCGCGCGACCAGGCGGACCTGA